One segment of Belonocnema kinseyi isolate 2016_QV_RU_SX_M_011 chromosome 7, B_treatae_v1, whole genome shotgun sequence DNA contains the following:
- the LOC117176048 gene encoding uncharacterized protein LOC117176048 — protein MQQPRVGVSILHEEQILEAIDQLRRRKARPDADRICNYLLRKFSVDARDTIADLHRLIEAEKVIQVDYKGNTSYRNASKWSRLQLYKNRPEGFVKEKLNSAMVAGAVAELVVEEPDYLDQGVPAIRLVEQLLDGVSNPTSRRMIEDFLNKEIASGNLTRLANGNYSLVATSDLSLSEPIREKTVLENGSARSSQEARISGTSASLTSLYEFDDGDDVTMPDSLSNTPRSSRQASPKSEQQMYRKEDCYEIIIGLNRKDSEEQEKRIASHSPTSDGKLEQKCDRQNPNLKKSGKAERKQRLFARMDDTADIEIKFEDYRSERKVDKREKEKREENGCFSEDRDEEDARSSTNTSPTPSSNNAWGFRSARRKRAKKVFDPSDNNLVKRKRGRQPGSQTKTISVPQDPLESLKPIAKDGPNRQCSLCSREKQESLIACRDCTVRAHPSCIYTSEELLQKSCTSWQCERCKSCVSCCETSDAGPLITCYNCDDAYHSFCHSPRVSSSKSSSKWQCNDCNQKSFKPILTQSIKLINIRSESPNNPLVLPPVLSPQVSPTRVSPDRMTQDDESCVEGMDPNIPDASDWTSEQVYQYFARLFPKEAEIFRHQDIDGPSLLMMKRSDVLNGLDLLLGPALKIYRHVLKLQVRRDDPKLYWL, from the exons ATGCAGCAGCCCCGGGTCGGGGTTTCCATCCTCCACGAGGAGCAAATCTTAGAAGCGATAGATCAGCTGCGAAGGCGGAAAGCGCGTCCGGACGCCGATCGAATTTGCAACTATCTCCTCCGAAAATTCTCCGTGGATGCGCGTGATACAATCGCCGATCTCCACCGCTTAATCGAAGCCGAGAAGGTTATCCAGGTCGACTACAAGGGCAACACCAGTTACAGAAATGCCTCGAAATGGTCCCGCCTCCAGCTCTACAAAAACAGACCTGAGGGTTTCGTCAAGGAAAAATTGAACTCGGCGATGGTCGCTGGCGCCGTCGCCGAGTTGGTCGTTGAAGAACCCGATTATCTTGATCAGGGCGTTCCCGCAATCAGACTAGTGGAACAACTGTTGGACGGCGTTTCAAACCCGACTTCTCGTCGAATGATTGAGGATTTTTTGAACAAGGAAATCGCGAGTGGAAACTTGACGCGACTCGCAAACGGAAATTACTCGCTGGTGGCGACGTCCGATTTGAGTTTGTCGGAACCGATTCGAGAGAAAACAGTTTTAGAAAACGGGAGTGCGAGAAGCAGCCAAGAAGCGAGGATAAGTGGCACAAGTGCGTCTTTAACGAGTCTTTACGAGTTTGACGATGGCGACGATGTAACTATGCCGGATTCGTTGTCGAATACGCCTAGATCCTCGAGACAGGCGAGTCCGAAGTCGGAGCAACAAATGTACAGAAAGGAGGATTGCTACGAAATTATTATTGGATTGAATAGGAAAGACAGTGAGGAACAGGAAAAAAGAATTGCGTCGCATTCTCCGACGAGTGATGGGAAGCTGGAACAGAAATGTGACAGGCAGAACCCTAACCTTAAAAAGTCAGGGAAAGCAGAACGAAAGCAGAGATTGTTTGCAAGAATGGATGATACTGCGGACATTGAGATAAAGTTTGAGGATTATAGGAGTGAAAGGAAGGTGGACAAGAGAGAGAAGGAGAAGAGGGAGGAGAATGGATGTTTTAGCGAGGATCGCGATGAGGAGGATGCCAGGAGTTCGACCAACACTTCGCCGACACCGTCCAGTAACAATGCTTGGGGATTTCGCAGTGCTCGGAGAAAA CGAGCGAAAAAAGTATTTGATCCATCGGACAATAATTTAGTTAAGAGAAAACGGGGAAGACAGCCGGGATCACAAACTAAGACTATTTCTGTACCTCAAGATCCTCTGGAATCCCTTAAGCCTATCGCAAAAGATGGACCTAACAGACAGTGTAGTCTGTGTTCTAGAGAAAAACAAGAATCACTTATCGCGTGTCGAGATTGTACAGTGAGAG CGCATCCGAGTTGCATCTACACTTCGGAAGAGTTACTTCAAAAATCCTGTACCAGTTGGCAATGCGAGCGATGCAAAAGTTGTGTCTCTTGCTGCGAAACATCAGACGCA GGACCCTTAATAACTTGCTACAATTGTGACGACGCCTACCATTCTTTTTGCCACTCTCCACGAGTCTCGAGTTCCAAGTCCAGCTCGAAATGGCAGTGTAACGACTGTAATCAGAAAAGCTTCAAGCCCATCCTAACTcaaagtattaaattaattaatattcgtTCAGAGTCCCCAAATAACCCACTAGTTCTACCACCAGTTTTAAGCCCGCAAGTTTCGCCGACGAGAGTGTCCCCTGACCGGATGACACAGGATGACGAATCCTGTGTCGAGGGAATGGATCCAAATATCCCGGACGCTTCCGATTGGACTTCCGAGCAGGTCTATCAGTATTTTGCCAGGTTATTTCCCAAGGAAGCGGAAATTTTCAGGCAtcag